From the genome of Oncorhynchus kisutch isolate 150728-3 unplaced genomic scaffold, Okis_V2 scaffold2036, whole genome shotgun sequence, one region includes:
- the LOC109887000 gene encoding protein disulfide-isomerase A2 isoform X2, translated as MRFCVVLVAVVLVLHVSRTETAEETSPEQTDAAEQETEPEKKEKTTEIEEEKDVMVLHINNFQRALSENKFLLVEFYAPWCGHCRQLEPVYVEAAGVLKGERKEGESEGYRLAKVDAAEEKELAEEYDVGSFPTIKLFTDGDRNNPIDFTGKRTVQGIVQWLKRRSGPSAVVLETTDAASEHISLHNVTVLGFFTSLESEEVKVFYSVAMEMVDMVFGVTTSPEVFQKYEVKNNRVVLFKKFDEGRVDLSVSEEEKVGKEELTVFIRTNSLELVIEFNEQNADKIFGSKVHTHTLLFINSTVQEQKSLLTEYSTVARDFKGKVLFIIIDVTGPVSHVLKYFGLSEGDAPAVRIINTDTAKKFALIGQIKAATLQTFCQGVLDGTVKSHLLSEEVPEDWDKGPVKVLVGKNFEAVALDNNKNVFVEFYAPWCGHCKELAPVWEKLAEK; from the exons ATGCGGTTCTGTGTGGTTCTAGTAGCCGTGGTTCTGGTTCTCCATGTGTCCCGGACCGAGACGGCGGAGGAAACCAGTCCAGAACAGACCGACGCAGCGGAACAAGAGACGGAGCCGGAGAAGAAAGAGAAAACGactgagatagaggaggagaaggacgTCATGGTTCTACACATCAATAACTTCCAAAGGGCCCTGAGTGAAAACAAGTTCCTGCTGGTTGAGTTCT atgctcCGTGGTGTGGTCACTGCCGTCAGTTGGAGCCGGTGTATGTGGAGGCAGCGGGGGTgttgaagggagagagaaaggagggagagagcgagggatacCGTCTAGCTAAAGTGGAtgctgcagaggagaaggagCTGGCGGAAGAGTATGATGTCGGAAGTTTCCCAACCATCAAACTGTTCACCGACGGAGACAGAAACAACCCCATCGACTTCACTG GGAAGAGGACAGTGCAGGGTATTGTCCAGTGGTTGAAGAGGCGGTCAGGTCCTAGTGCCGTGGTGTTAGAGACGACTGATGCCGCTTCAGAACACATCAGCCTTCACAACGTTACAGTGCTGGGGTTCTTCACT AGTCTGGAGAGTGAGGAGGTCAAGGTGTTCTATAGTGTTGCCATGGAGATGGTTGACATGGTGTTCGGGGTGACAACCAGTCCAGAGGTCTTCCAGAAATATGAAGTAAAGAACAACAGAGTGGTGCTGTTCAAGAAG tttgacGAGGGCAGGGTAGACCTGTCTGTgtctgaggaggagaaggtgggtaAAGAGGAGCTGACTGTCTTCATCAGGACCAACAGTCTGGAGCTGGTCATAGAGTTCAAcgagcag AATGCAGATAAGATCTTTGGTTCAAAGGTTCACACCCACACCCTCCTGTTCATCAACTCTACAGTCCAGGAGCAGAAGAGCCTTCTGACTGAATACAGCACCGTGGCCAGGGACTTCAAGGGCAAG gtattgtTCATAATTATAGATGTAACGGGACCAGTCAGTCATGTCCTGAAGTACTTCGGTCTTTCCGAGGGCGACGCCCCCGCTGTACGCATCATCAACACCGACACCGCCAAGAAGTTCGCTCTGATTGGACAGATAAAGGCCGCCACACTCCAAACGTTCTGTCAGGGAGTTCTGGACGGAACCGTGAAG TCTCACCTGCTGAGCGAGGAGGTACCAGAAGACTGGGATAAAGGACCCGTTAAAGTTCTGGTCGGGAAGAACTTTGAGGCTGTCGCCCTCGACAACAACAAGAATGTCTTCGTAGAGTTCT